From a region of the Nocardioides ginsengisegetis genome:
- a CDS encoding O-methyltransferase: MSAPPDLPDVVSRAFDVSRKAGYVSFCRNETGRLLATLAATRVGTMAEFGTGCGVGTAWLRSGVRGEARIVTAELDARLAGAAAEIFEDDPQVEVLSANWSTLLDKGPFSLLFLDSGEPTEVGVDAIADLVEAGGIVVLDDFTPCEMWPPITHGRVDTLREQWLTDERFTAVEVMVASDASALIATKR; the protein is encoded by the coding sequence ATGAGTGCCCCGCCCGATCTCCCCGACGTCGTGTCCCGTGCCTTCGACGTGTCCCGCAAGGCGGGCTACGTGTCGTTCTGCCGCAACGAGACCGGTCGGCTGCTGGCCACCCTGGCCGCCACGCGGGTCGGCACGATGGCGGAGTTCGGCACCGGCTGCGGGGTGGGGACGGCCTGGCTGCGCAGCGGCGTACGCGGGGAGGCCCGGATCGTGACGGCCGAGCTCGACGCGCGCCTGGCCGGCGCCGCGGCCGAGATCTTCGAGGACGACCCGCAGGTCGAGGTGCTCTCGGCCAACTGGTCGACGCTGCTCGACAAGGGCCCGTTCTCGCTGCTGTTCCTCGACTCGGGCGAGCCCACCGAGGTCGGCGTCGACGCGATCGCCGACCTCGTCGAGGCCGGCGGGATCGTGGTCCTCGACGACTTCACGCCGTGCGAGATGTGGCCACCGATCACCCACGGCCGGGTCGACACGCTGCGCGAGCAGTGGCTCACCGACGAGCGCTTCACCGCCGTCGAGGTGATGGTCGCCTCGGACGCCTCAGCCCTGATCGCCACCAAGCGCTGA
- a CDS encoding YczE/YyaS/YitT family protein: MSLTAPAGTARRGLTDLGPIAQLRAGRLVRRLSQLYVGLLLYGVSLAMMVRGDLGLAPWDVLHSGLIRHVPITLGQAVVVMSFVVLVAWIPLRETPGIGTISNALVVGFSADATLALLDRPDLLVARIALMLGGVGLCGLATALYIGAQLGRGPRDGLMTGLHRRTGLSLRLVRTGLEVAVVVLGLLLGGVAGLGTLLFALAIGPITQALLPWFTVEVTAPAPRSALGGDQG; the protein is encoded by the coding sequence ATGAGCCTGACCGCCCCCGCCGGAACTGCCCGTCGCGGCCTGACCGACCTCGGCCCGATCGCCCAGCTGCGGGCCGGCCGGCTCGTCCGGCGCCTGAGCCAGCTCTACGTCGGCCTGCTGCTCTACGGCGTCTCGCTGGCCATGATGGTGCGCGGCGACCTCGGCCTCGCGCCGTGGGACGTCCTGCACTCCGGCCTGATCCGGCACGTGCCGATCACGCTGGGCCAGGCCGTCGTGGTGATGAGCTTCGTGGTGCTGGTCGCGTGGATCCCGCTCCGCGAGACCCCGGGCATCGGGACGATCTCCAACGCCCTCGTCGTCGGCTTCTCGGCCGACGCGACGCTGGCGCTCCTGGACCGCCCGGACCTGCTGGTGGCACGCATCGCGCTCATGCTCGGCGGGGTCGGGCTGTGCGGCCTGGCCACCGCGCTCTACATCGGCGCGCAGCTCGGCCGCGGCCCGCGCGACGGGCTGATGACCGGCCTGCACCGGCGTACCGGCCTCTCGCTGCGCCTGGTCCGCACGGGCCTCGAGGTCGCCGTGGTCGTGCTCGGCCTGCTGCTCGGCGGGGTCGCCGGCCTCGGCACGCTGCTGTTCGCGCTGGCGATCGGGCCGATCACCCAGGCGCTGCTGCCGTGGTTCACCGTGGAGGTGACGGCACCGGCGCCGCGCTCAGCGCTTGGTGGCGATCAGGGCTGA
- a CDS encoding PLP-dependent aminotransferase family protein — translation MSGAISATRVATLVGDFDRSPAYAGLADALVLLIGDGRIGLATRLPSERELTEALGVSRTTVTRAYAALRDAGYAEARRGAGTFTRVPGGRSRAHDRALLPRPGDHEAIDLNCAAATAPPGLAAAYVEAAADLPAYLGGHGYFPAGLPELQAAVAASYDARGLPTAPEQIMVTPGALSAASIVARACAGPGDRVVVESPVYPNATQAIRHSGVRLVASPVDPDGWDLDAVGATLRQASPRLAYLIPDFQNPTGHVMTDAQREEYAGHLRRTRTVAVVDEAHQALALEGQEMPRPFACFAPETITIGSASKSFWGGLRLGWVRAPEGRMDALTHARVAMDLGAPVMEQLVLTRLLAQGPVFPDHVARLREQRDLLAAALREHLPEWRFLLPTGGLAVWCQLPAPLGTAVADEAERLGLIVTPGPVFAAEGGLDHFVRIPWTRPGAELEEAVRRLAAAWAVVRDRQSQRTRPGVRVMVA, via the coding sequence ATGAGTGGTGCCATCAGCGCCACCAGGGTGGCCACCCTGGTCGGCGACTTCGACCGCAGTCCCGCCTATGCCGGCCTCGCCGACGCGCTGGTCCTGCTGATCGGCGACGGGCGCATCGGCCTCGCCACCCGGCTGCCCAGCGAGCGCGAGCTCACCGAGGCACTCGGGGTCTCCCGCACGACGGTGACCCGCGCCTACGCCGCCCTGCGCGACGCGGGCTACGCCGAGGCGCGCCGCGGCGCCGGCACGTTCACCCGCGTCCCCGGCGGGCGCAGCCGCGCCCACGACCGCGCGCTGCTGCCGCGGCCCGGCGACCACGAAGCGATCGACCTCAACTGCGCGGCGGCGACCGCTCCCCCGGGGCTCGCGGCGGCGTACGTCGAGGCGGCGGCCGACCTGCCGGCGTACCTCGGCGGTCACGGCTACTTCCCCGCCGGCCTGCCCGAGCTGCAGGCGGCAGTGGCGGCGTCCTACGACGCCCGGGGACTGCCCACCGCGCCCGAGCAGATCATGGTCACGCCGGGAGCCCTGAGCGCCGCGTCGATCGTGGCCAGGGCTTGCGCGGGGCCGGGCGACCGCGTCGTCGTCGAGAGCCCGGTCTACCCGAACGCCACGCAGGCGATCCGGCACTCCGGCGTGCGCCTCGTGGCGTCGCCGGTGGACCCCGACGGGTGGGACCTCGACGCGGTCGGGGCGACGCTGCGGCAGGCGTCGCCGAGGCTGGCCTACCTGATCCCCGACTTCCAGAACCCCACCGGCCACGTGATGACCGACGCCCAGCGCGAGGAGTACGCCGGCCACCTCCGCCGCACCCGCACGGTCGCGGTCGTCGACGAGGCCCACCAGGCGCTGGCCCTCGAGGGGCAGGAGATGCCGCGCCCGTTCGCGTGCTTCGCGCCGGAGACGATCACGATCGGCAGCGCCAGCAAGAGCTTCTGGGGCGGGCTGCGGCTCGGTTGGGTCCGCGCGCCCGAGGGGCGGATGGACGCGTTGACTCACGCCCGGGTGGCGATGGACCTCGGCGCCCCGGTGATGGAGCAGCTGGTCCTGACCCGGCTGCTGGCCCAGGGGCCGGTGTTCCCCGACCACGTCGCGCGCCTGCGCGAGCAGCGCGACCTGCTCGCCGCCGCCCTGCGCGAGCACCTCCCGGAGTGGCGTTTCCTGCTGCCCACCGGGGGTCTCGCCGTGTGGTGCCAGCTCCCCGCTCCCCTCGGCACGGCCGTCGCCGACGAGGCCGAGCGGCTCGGGCTGATCGTCACCCCCGGCCCGGTGTTCGCCGCCGAGGGGGGCCTCGACCACTTCGTGAGGATCCCGTGGACCCGCCCCGGCGCCGAGCTCGAGGAGGCCGTGCGCCGGCTCGCGGCCGCGTGGGCCGTCGTACGGGACCGGCAGTCGCAGCGGACGAGGCCCGGGGTGCGGGTGATGGTGGCCTGA
- a CDS encoding NlpC/P60 family protein, whose amino-acid sequence MGPRIRVVVAAALLATAAACGNAPAPPAARPSSSVASPATPTGSPASSAPEPAAGHELAVGANAWVAVAVARLWQSPSSPWPVDAPALRSPVRFRAWLQAMTLDQRRALFERSDTEALLGDRVVVRELRPHWVRVVVPSQPSPKARGGYPGWIPRRQLTARVPAWTAKVATVTRRTAWLRTDDAASARTTEVSAGTRLHVVGRTGHYLRVLTPRGDVRRLLEGVAVVRAPREAALPATRTGLRRTARSFLGLYYLWGGLSGFGLDCSGLTWLDYRVHGIRIPRDALPQSQHGRRTARHVGDLLFYASDGLVHHVSMYVGDGLMIHAPRTGEQVQVVSFEQEPLRSEYAGARRYLH is encoded by the coding sequence GTGGGACCGCGCATCCGCGTCGTGGTGGCCGCTGCACTGCTGGCCACGGCCGCAGCCTGCGGCAACGCGCCGGCCCCACCGGCGGCCCGCCCGTCGTCCTCCGTGGCGTCGCCGGCCACCCCCACCGGGTCGCCGGCCTCGAGCGCACCGGAGCCCGCGGCCGGGCACGAGCTCGCCGTCGGGGCCAACGCGTGGGTGGCCGTGGCGGTCGCCCGGCTGTGGCAGTCGCCGTCGTCACCGTGGCCGGTGGACGCGCCGGCCCTGCGGAGCCCGGTCCGCTTCCGGGCGTGGCTGCAGGCCATGACTTTGGACCAGCGGCGCGCGCTGTTCGAGCGGAGCGACACCGAGGCCCTGCTCGGCGACCGGGTCGTGGTCCGCGAGCTCCGGCCGCACTGGGTCCGCGTCGTGGTGCCGTCGCAACCCAGCCCGAAGGCCCGCGGCGGCTACCCCGGCTGGATCCCGCGCCGCCAGCTCACCGCGCGCGTCCCGGCCTGGACGGCGAAGGTCGCCACGGTGACCCGGCGCACCGCCTGGCTCCGCACCGACGACGCCGCCAGCGCGAGGACGACCGAGGTGAGCGCCGGGACCCGGCTGCACGTGGTGGGCCGAACCGGTCACTACCTGCGGGTCCTGACCCCGCGCGGCGACGTCCGGCGGCTGCTCGAGGGGGTCGCGGTCGTCCGTGCCCCGCGCGAGGCTGCCCTCCCCGCCACCCGCACCGGCCTGCGACGCACCGCGAGGTCGTTCCTCGGCCTGTACTACCTGTGGGGAGGCCTGTCCGGGTTCGGGCTCGACTGCTCCGGCCTGACGTGGCTCGACTACCGCGTGCACGGCATCCGGATCCCCCGTGACGCGCTGCCGCAGTCGCAGCACGGCCGCCGCACTGCACGCCACGTGGGCGACCTGCTCTTCTACGCCAGCGACGGGCTGGTGCACCACGTGTCGATGTACGTCGGCGACGGCCTGATGATCCACGCGCCACGCACCGGCGAGCAGGTGCAGGTCGTGTCGTTCGAGCAGGAGCCGCTGCGCAGCGAGTACGCCGGGGCCCGGCGCTACCTGCACTAA
- a CDS encoding DUF4230 domain-containing protein: MRFFAKLAAVAVVCMMVIAVGIAAAWKLGVNLPFGVTDVDRSQPAVLKSIQDISEFHAAVGNFEVVLDYEHDVNWVPSFIAGERSLFVAAGTVDAYVDFSGLASGDVRLSDDGKSVVVRLPDAQLSKPNLDQDRTYLFSQDRGVLDRVGDALSTDDQQELYQLAETKLEAAAEESELERQAQDNTQAMLVGLFGSMDMKVTFVS, from the coding sequence ATGCGCTTCTTCGCCAAGCTTGCCGCCGTCGCCGTCGTTTGCATGATGGTCATCGCTGTTGGCATCGCTGCTGCCTGGAAGCTGGGAGTCAATCTCCCCTTCGGCGTCACGGACGTCGACCGGAGTCAGCCCGCCGTGCTCAAGTCCATCCAGGACATCAGCGAGTTCCACGCGGCCGTGGGGAACTTCGAGGTCGTGCTGGACTACGAGCACGACGTGAACTGGGTGCCAAGCTTCATCGCGGGCGAGCGTTCGCTCTTCGTCGCGGCGGGCACCGTCGATGCGTACGTCGACTTCTCCGGGCTGGCCTCGGGTGACGTCAGACTGTCTGACGACGGCAAGTCCGTGGTGGTCCGGCTCCCGGATGCGCAGCTCTCCAAGCCGAACCTCGACCAGGACCGCACCTACCTCTTCTCGCAGGACCGGGGTGTCCTTGACCGGGTCGGGGACGCCCTGTCGACCGATGACCAGCAGGAGCTGTACCAGCTCGCCGAGACGAAACTGGAGGCTGCCGCGGAGGAGTCCGAGCTCGAGCGGCAGGCGCAGGACAACACTCAGGCGATGCTGGTGGGCCTCTTCGGCTCGATGGACATGAAGGTGACGTTCGTCAGTTAG
- the serA gene encoding phosphoglycerate dehydrogenase → MSKPVVLIAEELSPATVEALGPDFDVRSCDGSDRGQLLAAIVDADALLVRSATKVDVEALEAATRLKVVARAGVGLDNVDVRAATQAGVMVVNAPTSNIVSAAELAVALMLAAARHVSPAHHSLKGGEWKRSRYTGIELYEKTVGVVGLGRIGVLVAQRLSAFGMKVIAYDPYVQAGRAAQMGVRLVDLDTLLAEADFMSVHLPKTPETVGLIDAEALAKVKPSLVLVNAARGGIVDEAALYSALKEGRVAAAGLDVFAQEPCTDSPLFELENVVATPHLGASTDEAQEKAGLAVARSVRLALSGELVPDAVNVQGGVIAEDVRPGIPLTEKLGRVFTGIAGQVAESIDVEVRGEITDFDVKVLELAALKGVFTDIVEEQVSYVNAPLLAAERGCAVRLVTDPESPDHRNLITIRGTLADGSQVSVSGTLVGINQKERLVEVNGFDVDIEPTEHLAFFRYADRPGMVGTVGGILGDAGVNIAGMQVARDAKGGHALVALSVDSAIPTEALAEIQTAMDADLVRAVDLV, encoded by the coding sequence GTGAGCAAGCCCGTCGTACTCATCGCCGAAGAGCTCAGCCCGGCCACCGTCGAGGCGCTCGGTCCCGACTTCGACGTCCGCAGCTGTGACGGCTCGGACCGGGGTCAGCTGCTCGCCGCGATCGTCGACGCGGACGCGCTCCTGGTCCGCTCGGCGACCAAGGTCGACGTCGAGGCGCTCGAAGCGGCCACCCGGCTGAAGGTCGTCGCCCGGGCCGGTGTCGGGCTCGACAACGTCGACGTCCGGGCCGCGACCCAGGCCGGCGTGATGGTCGTGAACGCCCCGACCTCCAACATCGTCTCCGCCGCCGAGCTGGCCGTCGCGCTGATGCTCGCCGCGGCCCGGCACGTCTCGCCGGCCCACCACTCGCTCAAGGGCGGGGAGTGGAAGCGGTCGCGCTACACCGGCATCGAGCTCTACGAGAAGACCGTCGGCGTCGTGGGGCTGGGCCGGATCGGGGTGCTGGTCGCCCAGCGGCTCTCGGCCTTCGGCATGAAGGTCATCGCCTACGACCCCTACGTGCAGGCCGGGCGCGCCGCGCAGATGGGGGTGCGGCTCGTCGACCTCGACACCCTGCTGGCCGAGGCCGACTTCATGTCGGTCCACCTGCCCAAGACCCCCGAGACCGTGGGGCTGATCGACGCCGAGGCGCTGGCCAAGGTCAAGCCGTCCCTGGTGCTCGTCAACGCGGCGCGGGGCGGCATCGTGGACGAGGCCGCCCTCTACTCCGCCCTCAAGGAGGGCCGGGTCGCGGCCGCCGGCCTCGACGTGTTCGCCCAGGAGCCCTGCACCGACAGCCCGCTCTTCGAGCTCGAGAACGTCGTGGCCACCCCGCACCTCGGGGCCTCCACCGACGAGGCCCAGGAGAAGGCCGGGCTCGCGGTCGCCCGGTCGGTGCGGCTGGCGCTGTCCGGCGAGCTCGTGCCCGACGCGGTCAACGTCCAGGGCGGCGTGATCGCCGAGGACGTCCGTCCCGGCATCCCGCTGACCGAGAAGCTCGGCCGGGTCTTCACCGGCATCGCCGGCCAGGTGGCGGAGTCGATCGACGTCGAGGTGCGCGGCGAGATCACCGACTTCGACGTCAAGGTCCTCGAGCTCGCCGCCCTCAAGGGCGTCTTCACCGACATCGTCGAGGAGCAGGTCTCCTACGTGAACGCGCCGCTCCTCGCGGCCGAGCGCGGCTGCGCGGTCCGGCTCGTGACCGACCCCGAGAGCCCCGACCACCGCAACCTGATCACCATCCGCGGCACCCTCGCCGACGGCTCGCAGGTCTCGGTCAGCGGCACCCTCGTGGGGATCAACCAGAAGGAGCGGCTCGTCGAGGTCAACGGCTTCGACGTCGACATCGAGCCCACCGAGCACCTCGCGTTCTTCCGCTACGCCGACCGGCCCGGCATGGTCGGCACCGTCGGCGGGATCCTCGGCGACGCCGGCGTCAACATCGCCGGCATGCAGGTCGCGCGGGACGCCAAGGGTGGCCACGCGCTGGTCGCGCTGTCGGTCGACTCCGCGATCCCGACCGAGGCGCTGGCCGAGATCCAGACCGCGATGGACGCCGACCTGGTGCGGGCCGTCGACCTCGTCTGA
- a CDS encoding ATP-binding cassette domain-containing protein: MPVGLLPQRLDLLDADDTVAGNVACRAPGADMNEVRARLARFLFRGSAADKRVGDLSGGERFRATLAALLLADPAPQLLLLDEPTNNLDFASYDALASALASYRGALVVASHDEAFLEDVGIDRVVALGQPVAEAT, encoded by the coding sequence GTGCCCGTCGGGCTGCTCCCCCAGCGGCTGGACCTGCTCGACGCCGACGACACGGTCGCCGGCAACGTCGCGTGCCGGGCACCCGGCGCGGACATGAACGAGGTCCGGGCCCGGCTCGCGCGGTTCCTCTTCCGTGGTTCCGCGGCCGACAAGCGGGTCGGCGACCTGTCCGGCGGCGAGCGCTTCCGGGCCACGCTCGCGGCGCTGCTGCTGGCCGACCCCGCACCCCAGCTGCTGCTCCTCGACGAGCCGACCAACAACCTCGACTTCGCGTCGTACGACGCCCTGGCCTCAGCCCTCGCCTCCTACCGCGGCGCCCTCGTCGTCGCCAGCCACGACGAGGCGTTCCTCGAGGACGTCGGGATCGACCGGGTCGTGGCGCTCGGGCAGCCCGTTGCCGAGGCGACGTAG
- a CDS encoding WXG100 family type VII secretion target — translation MSGNDLVVGAVDSSTAFTGAGALESLVGTANALENHDWVEASVMGVATGLETLGAIADPFGALVSAGIGWLIEHLEPFPTWLDQLAGSPDQIHAFASTWGNIATRVHDSSSEFLDAVGRASSEWDGVAIDAYRTAARAQAAIIDGFGSMVSGVAGATEAAGAIVAGVREIVRDAISQLIGYGLSKAVQLLTVALAPKAIAEISAKVAEWAARISAFVKGLVKSMGNLSGHLDELLRASEELGGSVKSLSEKWAKTSVGNAEYDFDRIFAGGASPGHGMPSLANITYQGGSGAVKHTVGLDDRPN, via the coding sequence ATGAGCGGCAACGACCTCGTCGTCGGTGCCGTCGACTCGAGCACCGCCTTCACCGGGGCCGGTGCGCTCGAGTCGCTGGTCGGCACCGCCAACGCCCTGGAGAACCACGACTGGGTCGAGGCGAGCGTCATGGGGGTGGCCACGGGGCTGGAGACCCTGGGTGCGATCGCGGACCCCTTCGGGGCCCTGGTCTCCGCCGGGATCGGCTGGCTGATCGAGCACCTCGAGCCCTTCCCCACCTGGCTCGACCAGCTGGCCGGGAGCCCGGACCAGATCCATGCCTTCGCCTCGACGTGGGGCAACATCGCCACCCGGGTGCACGACAGCAGCAGCGAGTTCCTCGACGCCGTCGGGCGGGCCAGCTCGGAGTGGGACGGCGTCGCCATCGACGCCTACCGCACCGCGGCCCGCGCCCAGGCTGCGATCATCGACGGGTTCGGCTCCATGGTGTCCGGCGTCGCCGGAGCCACCGAGGCCGCCGGCGCGATCGTGGCCGGGGTCCGGGAGATCGTGCGTGACGCGATCTCGCAGCTGATCGGCTACGGCCTGTCCAAGGCCGTCCAGCTCCTGACTGTCGCCCTCGCGCCCAAGGCGATCGCCGAGATCTCCGCCAAGGTCGCCGAGTGGGCCGCGCGGATCTCTGCCTTCGTCAAGGGACTGGTCAAGTCGATGGGCAACCTCAGCGGCCACCTCGACGAGCTGCTCCGTGCCTCCGAGGAGCTCGGGGGGTCGGTGAAGTCGCTGTCGGAGAAGTGGGCCAAGACATCGGTCGGCAACGCGGAGTACGACTTCGACCGGATCTTCGCCGGGGGTGCCAGCCCGGGCCACGGCATGCCGAGCCTGGCCAACATCACCTACCAGGGCGGCAGCGGCGCGGTGAAGCACACCGTCGGCCTCGACGACCGGCCGAACTGA
- a CDS encoding type VII secretion target: protein MSGEIAVVTDAMRRHAGDLDRLASWTYQGVEAGRTVSTPGDAYGVLCSFIGAAMVPAQATGIASTALAVASLGATAAQLRAVAEVFDEVDDVVGSAMNRFRGNS, encoded by the coding sequence ATGAGCGGCGAGATCGCGGTCGTGACGGATGCGATGCGCCGGCACGCCGGTGATCTCGACCGGCTGGCGTCGTGGACCTACCAGGGTGTCGAGGCGGGCCGGACGGTCAGCACGCCCGGCGACGCCTATGGCGTCCTCTGCTCCTTCATCGGCGCCGCCATGGTGCCCGCGCAGGCCACCGGCATCGCCAGCACCGCCCTCGCCGTCGCCAGCCTGGGGGCCACCGCGGCCCAGCTCCGCGCCGTCGCCGAGGTCTTCGACGAGGTCGACGACGTCGTCGGGTCGGCCATGAACCGTTTCCGGGGGAACTCATGA
- a CDS encoding YbaB/EbfC family nucleoid-associated protein — protein sequence MFTSEEEALASVDRAVAEARAHAIRAQALSVDLDALRVTGQSRDGAAEVTLSHTGAVTDVYFGRRLENAGLDQLRTAFLQANAAAQSQLAARVTELSGRAFGDDSATTRELAARYRQMFPPAEGGSDHPGVLR from the coding sequence ATGTTCACCAGCGAGGAAGAAGCCTTGGCGAGCGTCGACCGTGCGGTCGCCGAAGCCCGGGCCCATGCCATCCGCGCCCAGGCGCTGAGCGTCGATCTCGACGCCCTGCGCGTGACCGGGCAGTCGCGGGACGGAGCCGCCGAGGTCACCCTCAGCCACACCGGCGCGGTCACCGACGTCTACTTCGGTCGGAGGCTCGAGAATGCCGGGCTGGACCAGCTCCGGACCGCGTTCCTCCAGGCCAACGCTGCGGCACAGTCCCAGCTCGCCGCCCGGGTGACGGAGCTCTCCGGCCGGGCCTTCGGCGACGACTCGGCGACGACGCGCGAGCTCGCCGCTCGCTACCGCCAGATGTTCCCGCCCGCCGAGGGTGGCAGCGATCACCCGGGGGTCCTGCGATGA
- a CDS encoding PPOX class F420-dependent oxidoreductase: MTTFSDEKYLAFTTYRKTGDAVSTPVWVVPVSDGRIGFWTAMGTGKTKRLRNDPRVAVQPSDVRGNVKDGSDAVTGTAEMVQSGQLFDEVHSRVRAKYGFMTKLTKVFAWVGGQGRKGLTYADTVVLVRLDG; this comes from the coding sequence ATGACGACGTTCTCGGACGAGAAGTACCTCGCGTTCACCACCTACCGGAAGACCGGCGACGCGGTCAGCACGCCCGTGTGGGTGGTGCCGGTCAGCGACGGCCGGATCGGCTTCTGGACCGCCATGGGCACCGGCAAGACCAAGCGGCTGCGCAACGACCCGCGCGTCGCGGTCCAGCCCTCCGACGTGCGCGGCAACGTCAAGGACGGGAGCGACGCGGTGACCGGCACGGCCGAGATGGTGCAGTCGGGCCAGCTCTTCGACGAGGTGCACAGCCGGGTGCGGGCGAAGTACGGCTTCATGACCAAGCTGACCAAGGTCTTCGCCTGGGTCGGGGGCCAGGGCCGCAAGGGGCTGACCTACGCCGACACCGTGGTGCTGGTGCGGCTCGACGGGTAG
- the efeB gene encoding iron uptake transporter deferrochelatase/peroxidase subunit gives MSADGAGRVSRRGLIGGGVAVAGVAGAYVAGRESESAHAASGEALTYPFRGEHQAGIVTPAQDRLHFAAFDVTTRSRAQLIALLKAWTEAADRMTRGRPAGEIGPVEGAANLPPDDTGEAIGLSPSGLTITFGFGPTLFRDAGGKDRFGLADRQPAALEPLPHFPGDNLDEMRSHGDLCVQACANDPQVAVHAIRNLARIGFGTVAVRWSQLGFGRTSTTSTSQSTPRNLFGFKDGTANVKAEETDELAEHVWVASSDDARAGWMAGGSYLVARRVNMTIEVWDRQPLGDQESFVGRTKDTGAPLSGGGELSEPDFSMPGHDGPVIPKDSHVSVVHPDHNDGVRILRRGYNFVDGTDQLGGLNAGLFFLAYLRDPRTHFIPMQLRMAKMDALMEYLKFTGSALFAVPPGAGDGEYVGQALFA, from the coding sequence CTGAGCGCCGACGGGGCCGGGCGGGTCTCCCGGCGCGGGCTGATCGGTGGCGGCGTCGCCGTCGCCGGGGTCGCCGGCGCCTACGTGGCCGGGCGCGAGAGCGAGTCCGCCCACGCCGCCTCGGGCGAGGCGCTGACCTATCCCTTCCGCGGCGAGCACCAGGCCGGCATCGTGACGCCCGCCCAGGACCGCCTGCACTTCGCGGCGTTCGACGTGACCACGAGGTCCCGGGCCCAGCTCATCGCGCTGCTGAAGGCCTGGACCGAGGCGGCCGACCGGATGACCCGTGGCCGGCCGGCCGGCGAGATCGGTCCGGTCGAGGGGGCCGCCAACCTCCCGCCGGACGACACCGGCGAGGCGATCGGCCTGTCGCCGAGCGGCCTGACGATCACCTTCGGCTTCGGCCCGACACTCTTCCGCGACGCCGGCGGCAAGGACCGCTTCGGCCTCGCCGACCGGCAGCCGGCCGCCCTGGAGCCGCTCCCGCACTTCCCGGGCGACAACCTCGACGAGATGCGCTCCCACGGCGACCTCTGCGTCCAGGCCTGCGCCAACGACCCGCAGGTCGCGGTCCACGCGATCCGCAACCTCGCCCGGATCGGTTTCGGCACGGTCGCGGTCCGCTGGTCGCAGCTCGGCTTCGGGCGTACGTCGACCACCTCGACGTCCCAGTCCACGCCCCGCAACCTCTTCGGCTTCAAGGACGGCACGGCCAACGTCAAGGCCGAGGAGACCGACGAACTCGCCGAGCACGTCTGGGTCGCGTCCTCCGACGACGCGAGGGCCGGGTGGATGGCGGGCGGCTCCTACCTCGTCGCGCGCCGGGTCAACATGACCATCGAGGTCTGGGACCGGCAGCCGCTCGGTGACCAGGAGTCGTTCGTCGGTCGCACCAAGGACACCGGCGCGCCGCTGTCCGGCGGCGGCGAGCTCTCCGAGCCCGACTTCTCGATGCCCGGCCACGACGGCCCGGTCATCCCGAAGGACTCCCACGTCAGCGTGGTCCACCCCGACCACAACGACGGGGTGCGGATCCTGCGTCGCGGCTACAACTTCGTCGACGGCACCGACCAGCTCGGCGGTCTCAACGCGGGGCTGTTCTTCCTCGCCTACCTGCGCGACCCGCGCACGCACTTCATCCCGATGCAGCTGCGGATGGCGAAGATGGACGCGCTGATGGAGTACCTCAAGTTCACCGGGTCGGCGCTGTTCGCCGTGCCGCCCGGCGCCGGCGACGGCGAGTACGTCGGCCAGGCGCTGTTCGCCTGA